From Candidatus Desulfarcum epimagneticum, a single genomic window includes:
- the apt gene encoding adenine phosphoribosyltransferase (Evidence 2a : Function from experimental evidences in other organisms; PubMedId : 3527873, 3534795, 397764, 6787390, 6801015, 9573169; Product type e : enzyme), translated as MDIKKTIRSIADWPEKGVIFRDLTTLMKDPDAYAKTCDIFHERYRDEEIDKVAGIDARGFVFGAVLAYRLHLGFIPIRKKGKLPADAISESYDLEYGQNEVEIHIDAVKEGEKILLIDDLLATGGTMEACVKLVKRLGGRVMECGFVVELPDLKGRDKLKGEHIFAMTEFEGL; from the coding sequence ATGGATATTAAAAAAACCATACGGTCCATTGCGGACTGGCCGGAAAAGGGAGTGATTTTCAGAGACCTCACCACTTTGATGAAGGACCCCGACGCTTACGCCAAAACCTGCGACATCTTCCACGAGCGCTACCGGGACGAGGAGATCGACAAGGTGGCGGGAATCGACGCCAGGGGATTTGTCTTCGGCGCCGTTCTGGCCTACCGGCTTCATCTGGGGTTTATTCCCATTCGGAAAAAAGGAAAACTGCCGGCGGATGCCATCAGCGAAAGCTACGACCTGGAATACGGCCAAAATGAGGTGGAGATTCACATCGACGCCGTTAAAGAGGGGGAGAAGATTCTGCTCATCGACGATCTTCTGGCCACCGGCGGCACCATGGAGGCCTGCGTCAAACTGGTGAAACGGCTGGGCGGCCGGGTCATGGAATGCGGATTCGTGGTGGAGCTTCCGGATTTGAAGGGCCGGGACAAGCTCAAAGGCGAGCATATTTTCGCCATGACCGAGTTCGAGGGATTGTAG